The sequence TGAGCGTCGCCGTCACGCCGGAGCCCGCCAAGAGCCCCAACATCAGACGCATCGTCGTCCCCGAATTGCCGCAATCGAGGATGGCCTCGGGTGACCTGAGGCCGCCCAATCCCTTTCCGGCGATCTCCCAGACCCTGCCCTTTTTCCGGATGACGATCCCCATGTTTCGGAACGAGGCCACCGTGGCGAGCACGTCCTCGCCTTCCAAGAGGTTGTGGACACGGGTCGTCCCATGGGCGATCGCCCCGAAGAGGACGGACCGGTGCGAGATGGATTTGTCGCCGGGAAGATCGATCCTGCCTCGGAACGACGCGGAGGGACGGACGACGTAGTCGCTCATGGAATCCTCAGCCTCTCTGCTTGCGATCGCGAAAGGTACCGGGCGAGCCCCGCGGCGTCGCGCCGCGCGATCAAGCGCCGCAAAGCGCCGACTTCCTTCATCCAACCCTCCAGGGCCGAGAGCACGGCGTTCCGATTCTCCAGCAAGATGTCCCGCCACATCATAGGCTCACTCGCCGCCACGCGCGTCGCGCTCCGAAAGCTGCCCAGCCCCGCAAAGAGATCCTTCGAGAGGCCGGCCAAGGGGGCGCCAGCGACAAAGTTGACGAGGGTATAGGCCAGAACATGCGGCAGATGGCTGACGGAGGCCAAGAGGCGGTCGTGGGCCGCCGGCGTCATGATCTCCACGCTCGCCCCGAGACGGGTCCACAGACGGCGGACGAGGGCCACGTCCTTTTTGGACGAAAGGCCCCGTGGAGTCATGAGACAGACCTTGCCGCGGAACAGATCCTTCTCCGCGCCCTTCGCCCCGGGAATTTCCGTCCCCGCGATGGGGTGACACCCCACGAAACGAAGGCGCCTCTTCGACGCCTCGGCGACGATCGCGGCCTTTGTGCTTCCCACGTCAACGATCAACGGTCCCTTGGGCATTCTTTTGAGGAGGTCGCGGATCGTGCGGACAGGGGTGGCCAAGACGATAAGATCATCCCGTTGTAGGGGCATGGCGCGCCATGCCCGTACGAGAACGCCCCGATGAATCGCGTGTCTTCGGACCGCCTCCCGCAAATTACGCGGGTTCCTGCCGACGCCGACGACCTCCTTCGCCAATTTCTTGGCGACAAGATTCATCCCCAGTGACGCCCCCATTTGCCCGACCCCGATGATGACGGCTTTACGGAACATAGGTGGAATGGGCGAATACAAGATTCGCCCCTAAGACGTCGCCTTGGGATACGATCCCAGAAGTTTCAAGAACAGACACTTCTTGTCGAGCCCGCGGATCGCGTCGCGCACCTTCCGCTCCTCGGAATGCCCGTCCATGTCCAGGAAGAAGATGTACTCCCACGCCTTCTTCTTGAGCGGGCGAGATTCGATCTTGGTCAAGTTGATCCCGTTTCTGTAAAACGGCTCGAGCATCCGGTAGAGCACCCCCACCTCGTCCTTGACCGAGAAGAGGACGGAGGTCTTGTCGTTCCCCGAACGGGGCGGCGACTTGCGCCCGATGACGA comes from bacterium and encodes:
- a CDS encoding prephenate dehydrogenase, with amino-acid sequence MFRKAVIIGVGQMGASLGMNLVAKKLAKEVVGVGRNPRNLREAVRRHAIHRGVLVRAWRAMPLQRDDLIVLATPVRTIRDLLKRMPKGPLIVDVGSTKAAIVAEASKRRLRFVGCHPIAGTEIPGAKGAEKDLFRGKVCLMTPRGLSSKKDVALVRRLWTRLGASVEIMTPAAHDRLLASVSHLPHVLAYTLVNFVAGAPLAGLSKDLFAGLGSFRSATRVAASEPMMWRDILLENRNAVLSALEGWMKEVGALRRLIARRDAAGLARYLSRSQAERLRIP
- a CDS encoding prephenate dehydratase domain-containing protein; its protein translation is NTARAAERAAEEPDAAGIAGEHAAEVYGLKILRRNIEDNPNNRTRFVVIGRKSPPRSGNDKTSVLFSVKDEVGVLYRMLEPFYRNGINLTKIESRPLKKKAWEYIFFLDMDGHSEERKVRDAIRGLDKKCLFLKLLGSYPKATS